One genomic window of Verrucomicrobiia bacterium includes the following:
- the katG gene encoding catalase/peroxidase HPI, translated as MSTESKCPFQATNGNGSKDHRASRPGTTNQDWWPDRLKVELLHQHSSKSNPMGEGFDYAREFQSLDYAALKKDLASLMTDSQEWWPADFGHYGPLFIRMAWHSAGTYRTGDGRGGGGRGQQRFAPLNSWPDNVSLDKARRLLWPIKQKYGRKISWADLLILAGNVALETMGFKTFGFAGGRPDTWEPDNDVYWGAETKWLGGDVRYSQGSPGVDDPHSTLVKDDDSEIPHTRDLENPLAAVQMGLIYVNPEGPDGKPDPIAAAKDIRDTFGRMAMNDEETVALIAGGHTFGKTHGAGPAENVQSDPEAASLEEQGLGWRNQFGSGKGADTITSGLEVTWTSTPTQWGIGFFQNLFEFEWELTKSPAGAQQWVAKNASAIVPDAHDRTKKHLPTMLTTDLSLRFDPVYEKISRRFLENPDQFADAFARAWFKLTHRDMGPRSRYLGPEVPAEELVWQDPIPAVNHPLIDARDIAALKSTIAATGLSVSQLVSTAWASASTFRGSDMRGGANGARIRLAPQKEWAVNQPAQLAAVLKKLEGIQVEFNKTATDGKQVSLADIIVLAGGVGIEQAAKKAGHEVTVPFTPGRMDASQDQTDVESFAVLEPIADGFRNYLKGKYTVPAEALLIDKAQLLTLTAPEMTVLVGGLRVLGNNFNNEAYGVFTRRPETLTNDFFVNLLDMGTEWKQISPCGNAFLGSDRKTGQPKWTASRVDLVFGSNSILRAVAEVYGSSDAEKKFIGDFVAAWTKVMNLDRFDLK; from the coding sequence ATGTCTACTGAATCGAAGTGCCCATTTCAGGCAACCAATGGCAATGGCAGCAAGGATCACCGCGCATCCCGCCCCGGGACAACCAATCAGGATTGGTGGCCGGATCGTCTCAAGGTGGAACTCCTGCATCAGCATTCCTCCAAGTCCAATCCGATGGGCGAAGGCTTTGATTATGCCAGGGAATTCCAGAGCCTCGATTACGCGGCCTTGAAGAAGGATCTCGCGTCGCTGATGACGGACTCGCAGGAATGGTGGCCTGCGGATTTCGGACACTATGGGCCGCTCTTCATCCGCATGGCGTGGCATAGTGCCGGAACCTATCGCACGGGCGACGGCCGCGGCGGCGGGGGGCGCGGTCAACAACGCTTTGCCCCGCTCAACAGCTGGCCCGACAATGTCAGCCTCGACAAGGCCCGCCGCCTGCTCTGGCCCATCAAGCAAAAGTATGGACGCAAGATTTCCTGGGCTGATCTGCTGATCCTTGCTGGCAACGTCGCGCTGGAAACAATGGGTTTCAAAACCTTCGGTTTTGCCGGCGGACGCCCCGACACATGGGAGCCGGACAACGACGTCTATTGGGGCGCTGAAACAAAATGGCTCGGTGGTGACGTTCGGTACTCGCAGGGATCGCCTGGTGTCGATGATCCTCACAGCACACTCGTAAAGGATGACGACAGCGAGATTCCACACACGCGCGATCTCGAGAATCCACTCGCCGCCGTGCAGATGGGACTTATCTACGTCAATCCCGAGGGACCCGACGGCAAGCCGGATCCGATCGCTGCCGCAAAGGATATTCGCGACACATTCGGCCGCATGGCCATGAACGATGAAGAAACGGTCGCGTTGATCGCGGGCGGACATACGTTCGGCAAAACGCACGGCGCAGGCCCGGCGGAAAATGTGCAGTCGGATCCCGAAGCTGCATCGCTGGAGGAACAGGGCCTCGGCTGGCGCAATCAATTCGGCTCCGGCAAAGGCGCTGACACGATCACGAGCGGACTCGAAGTCACATGGACCAGCACACCGACACAGTGGGGCATCGGGTTTTTCCAAAATCTCTTCGAGTTCGAATGGGAACTGACAAAGAGCCCGGCGGGTGCGCAACAATGGGTGGCGAAGAACGCTTCAGCCATCGTCCCGGATGCTCACGACCGCACGAAAAAGCACTTGCCGACGATGCTCACAACGGATCTTTCGCTGCGATTCGATCCAGTATACGAGAAGATCTCCCGCCGCTTTCTTGAGAATCCTGATCAGTTCGCCGACGCGTTTGCCCGCGCCTGGTTCAAGCTAACGCATCGCGACATGGGACCGCGTTCGCGTTATCTCGGGCCGGAAGTTCCCGCCGAAGAGCTCGTCTGGCAGGACCCGATTCCGGCGGTGAATCACCCGCTCATTGACGCAAGGGACATTGCGGCATTGAAGAGCACGATTGCTGCAACGGGACTTTCGGTCTCGCAGCTCGTTTCCACCGCGTGGGCTTCGGCTTCGACGTTCCGCGGCTCAGACATGCGCGGCGGGGCAAACGGCGCGCGTATTCGTCTGGCGCCACAAAAGGAATGGGCCGTTAATCAACCGGCGCAACTCGCGGCGGTGTTGAAAAAGCTTGAAGGCATTCAGGTGGAATTCAACAAGACGGCAACGGATGGCAAGCAGGTCTCGCTTGCGGACATTATCGTCCTCGCAGGTGGCGTCGGCATTGAGCAGGCGGCGAAGAAGGCTGGTCACGAAGTCACTGTGCCTTTCACGCCCGGACGCATGGATGCAAGCCAGGATCAGACCGACGTCGAATCATTCGCGGTGCTGGAACCGATTGCTGACGGCTTCCGCAACTATTTGAAGGGCAAGTACACCGTGCCTGCGGAGGCGTTGCTCATCGACAAAGCGCAGCTGCTCACGCTGACGGCCCCGGAAATGACGGTTCTTGTCGGCGGCTTGCGTGTCCTTGGAAATAACTTCAACAACGAAGCATACGGCGTCTTCACGCGCCGCCCGGAGACGCTGACAAACGACTTCTTCGTCAACCTGCTCGACATGGGCACGGAGTGGAAACAGATATCTCCCTGTGGTAATGCCTTCCTTGGTTCCGATCGAAAGACGGGGCAGCCCAAGTGGACCGCTTCACGCGTGGACCTCGTGTTTGGTTCCAATTCGATTCTCCGCGCCGTCGCCGAGGTCTATGGAAGTTCGGACGCAGAGAAAAAGTTCATCGGGGACTTTGTCGCTGCATGGACCAAGGTGATGAACCTGGATCGATTTGATCTGAAGTAG
- a CDS encoding biliverdin-producing heme oxygenase: MLTEILREQTRRQHEELESANPLPQSEADYVRQLKKFFGFVEPWERAVAQALPADDMIRAGRQKTSWLEQDLEFFGINHADREQLPRINELPSLASRAEILGAAYVLEGSTLGGQVIVRHLEGELGLRDGQGYRYFRSYGPDVGAQWKAFRDELLRASSTAHDPVIVGAARETFEMLHRWFRQCEGGRS, translated from the coding sequence ATGTTGACTGAAATTCTCAGGGAGCAAACCCGCAGGCAACACGAAGAATTGGAATCAGCCAATCCCCTGCCGCAGTCGGAAGCGGATTACGTAAGGCAACTCAAAAAGTTCTTCGGCTTCGTTGAGCCGTGGGAACGCGCGGTAGCCCAGGCCTTGCCTGCCGACGACATGATCCGCGCAGGCCGCCAGAAAACTTCCTGGCTGGAACAGGACCTGGAATTTTTCGGGATCAACCATGCCGATCGGGAGCAATTGCCGCGAATCAACGAACTGCCATCGCTCGCGTCGCGCGCCGAGATCCTCGGCGCCGCTTACGTGCTGGAAGGCTCGACGCTCGGCGGGCAGGTCATCGTGCGGCATCTCGAAGGTGAACTGGGACTGCGCGATGGACAGGGCTATCGCTATTTTCGCAGCTACGGGCCCGACGTTGGCGCGCAATGGAAAGCATTTCGCGATGAATTGCTTCGCGCGTCGTCCACCGCCCATGATCCGGTGATCGTTGGGGCGGCGCGTGAAACGTTCGAAATGCTTCATCGCTGGTTCCGCCAATGCGAAGGGGGCCGTTCATGA
- a CDS encoding 2OG-Fe(II) oxygenase, with amino-acid sequence MSALYFTQERFLDDATITGIVGEMKRSHAAAAPVYGQAKAGGTVNPHVRKVSRLSMSTATRDKIVSLLMEAKDALSMHFGVALNHCEEPQFLRYETGDFFVAHQDGNTPLVYDHTRFRKISISICLSQPGDASDPGTYGGGDLVLYGKPMESGERAVQGRGTLVAFRSETTHEVLPVSHGERYAIVSWYRSDNRK; translated from the coding sequence ATGAGTGCCCTCTATTTCACACAGGAGAGGTTCCTGGATGACGCGACGATTACCGGAATTGTCGGCGAAATGAAACGCAGCCACGCTGCAGCGGCGCCCGTTTATGGGCAGGCAAAAGCCGGTGGAACGGTGAACCCCCACGTCCGCAAGGTTTCACGTCTCTCGATGTCGACTGCAACCCGGGACAAGATTGTGTCTCTGCTCATGGAGGCAAAAGACGCGCTGTCGATGCACTTCGGCGTCGCACTTAATCACTGCGAGGAACCTCAATTTTTGCGCTACGAGACTGGCGATTTTTTTGTCGCACATCAGGACGGCAACACCCCATTGGTTTACGATCACACCCGATTTCGGAAAATCTCGATCAGCATCTGCCTTTCACAGCCGGGCGACGCTTCCGATCCTGGCACCTATGGCGGAGGAGATCTTGTTCTGTATGGCAAGCCGATGGAATCGGGAGAACGCGCCGTCCAAGGCCGGGGCACACTGGTTGCATTTCGTTCCGAAACGACGCACGAGGTGCTGCCGGTGTCACACGGTGAACGCTATGCGATCGTCTCCTGGTACCGCAGTGATAACCGGAAATGA
- a CDS encoding S1-like domain-containing RNA-binding protein produces the protein MAFLGKRNTLSVVRAAAPGLYLDGGELGEILLPGRYIPADLKPKDQIDVFIYRDSEDRLVATTEIPYVTVGEFGCLRVVSVNDRVGAFLDWGLAKDLLMPFREQEGQARVGQRLVVFVYLDPKTERIVATSRLRRHLSRERPLYRNSHPVDLLITGQTPLGYTAIVDNAYSGLLYHDNIMVPLQIGQRLNGFVRNLRQNGQIDLSLDAGGYRRVAPLTDEIVEALQQNGGLLPFDDDSSPEAIRDKFSVSKKAFKQALGKLYKARRIAFKNPGIELLDNSSWSPRE, from the coding sequence ATGGCATTTCTCGGGAAACGTAACACGCTTTCGGTTGTGAGGGCTGCAGCGCCTGGTCTGTACCTGGATGGTGGCGAGTTGGGCGAAATTCTTTTGCCCGGTCGCTACATCCCGGCGGACCTCAAGCCCAAGGACCAGATCGACGTCTTTATCTATCGCGATTCCGAAGATCGGCTTGTCGCCACCACGGAGATTCCTTACGTCACGGTTGGTGAGTTTGGGTGCCTGCGGGTTGTCAGCGTGAATGACCGCGTCGGCGCATTTCTCGATTGGGGACTGGCGAAAGACCTGTTGATGCCGTTTCGCGAACAGGAAGGACAAGCGCGCGTCGGACAGCGGCTTGTTGTCTTTGTTTATCTTGACCCGAAGACTGAACGCATTGTTGCGACATCGCGACTGAGGCGTCATCTGAGTCGCGAGCGCCCGCTCTATCGCAACAGTCATCCCGTCGACCTTCTCATCACGGGACAAACACCGCTCGGTTACACGGCCATCGTGGATAACGCCTACAGCGGATTGCTTTATCACGACAACATCATGGTCCCGCTTCAGATAGGGCAGCGGCTGAACGGATTCGTCCGCAACCTTCGCCAAAACGGACAGATCGATCTGAGTCTCGACGCAGGAGGTTACAGACGCGTGGCACCCCTCACCGATGAAATCGTCGAGGCACTGCAACAGAATGGAGGTCTACTGCCGTTCGATGATGACAGTTCACCGGAAGCGATCCGGGACAAGTTCAGCGTGAGCAAGAAGGCATTCAAGCAGGCGCTCGGCAAACTTTACAAGGCACGGCGAATCGCTTTCAAAAATCCTGGAATTGAGCTGCTCGACAACTCCTCATGGTCGCCAAGGGAATAG
- a CDS encoding arabinan endo-1,5-alpha-L-arabinosidase: MHFNLNRPFFVAGLVVAISITTQSVAQSETAKSNAQLAIPLEQSASRGIVTRDPSSIVKCDDEFWVFYTGRGVPSYRSRDLVNWQRGPAVFNTAPEWISKAVPENRNMSFWAPDIIKVGGRHLLYYSVSSMGKMTSAIGLATTPTLNPDDPAYQWTDEGIVVQTVEGQPGDAYNAIDPALFQDKDESLWMTFGSYWTGLKLVQLDPKTGKRLSSDSKLHSVAYNRSIEAAFLCRRDDYYYLFVNWGSCCQGTNSTYNIRVGRSKTITGPYLDKAGMSLMNSGGSSFLPTANGPLIGPGHASMLTANGKDWFVCKFEGDIGMGGQATLAIMPLRWTEAWPEATVHDVKQNSADNSMTQ, encoded by the coding sequence ATGCATTTCAACCTTAATCGCCCCTTTTTCGTCGCGGGCTTGGTCGTCGCGATATCAATCACCACACAATCCGTGGCTCAATCGGAGACTGCGAAATCAAACGCGCAGTTGGCGATTCCCCTGGAACAGTCGGCCAGCCGTGGCATTGTCACGCGCGACCCGTCCAGCATCGTGAAATGCGACGATGAGTTTTGGGTCTTCTACACGGGACGCGGCGTGCCGTCGTATCGTTCCAGGGACCTGGTGAATTGGCAGCGCGGCCCGGCTGTCTTCAATACGGCACCTGAGTGGATTTCCAAGGCCGTTCCCGAAAATCGCAACATGTCGTTTTGGGCGCCCGACATCATCAAGGTGGGTGGCCGGCACCTTCTTTATTATTCCGTGTCGTCTATGGGGAAGATGACATCGGCGATCGGCCTCGCAACGACGCCCACGCTGAACCCGGACGATCCGGCCTACCAATGGACAGATGAAGGCATCGTGGTGCAAACCGTGGAAGGCCAGCCCGGCGACGCTTACAACGCGATTGACCCGGCATTGTTCCAGGACAAGGACGAAAGCCTCTGGATGACGTTTGGTTCCTATTGGACTGGGCTCAAACTGGTTCAGCTGGATCCAAAAACCGGGAAGCGATTGTCGTCTGATTCCAAACTGCATTCGGTCGCCTACAACCGGTCCATTGAAGCCGCGTTCCTCTGCCGGCGCGACGATTACTACTATTTGTTCGTCAACTGGGGATCATGCTGCCAGGGGACAAACAGCACCTACAATATCCGTGTTGGGCGCAGCAAAACCATCACAGGACCTTACCTGGATAAAGCAGGGATGAGCCTGATGAACAGCGGTGGCAGCTCCTTTCTGCCCACGGCCAACGGTCCATTGATCGGTCCCGGCCACGCATCCATGCTGACTGCGAACGGAAAGGACTGGTTCGTATGCAAATTTGAAGGGGACATCGGCATGGGCGGGCAAGCGACGCTCGCGATCATGCCGCTGCGCTGGACCGAGGCGTGGCCCGAGGCCACGGTTCATGACGTAAAACAAAATTCCGCCGATAATTCCATGACGCAGTAG
- a CDS encoding ATP-binding protein, whose translation MNAPGNTPPSPADITMCDREPIHIPGAIQPHGFLLALDATSWTVRYASENVGDYLRIQASASLGRPVEDLFTQPVIAALREAAAHPLFTQRPLFVAYVRRDDERSAVPFSLLAHRYGGCVVLEGEAIVGELKVDPRPGVHHEMDILIAGMESASDMRSLLQMAAAETRRITGFDRVMIYQFDPEWNGIVIAEDRNDRLPSYLHLRFPASDIPRQARELYRINRLRLIERNDYQPVRLLAQPDETEPLDLSLSTLRSVSPVHLEYMRNMGMASSMSISLMHGNELWGLISCHGRDPRIVPFDIRATCELFGQVLSLQITTREQTAGLAYRNKLNAVLTRLMSGMSREQDIFSSLCGQSADWLALANATGAALLLNDRLELIGRTPTRAQIIALADWLHQDAKGDVIAFEKLAEPCSAALEYIDAASGLLAIPVSRVHRNYVMWFRPEVVSTVKWGGNPAKPVEQPANEPTRLHPRKSFEAWSETVRGRSTPWKPSELDVARELRGGIMEIVLQHAEQLAAISEELVKANKELETISYTISHDLRAPLRTMYGYADTLREEAAERLHADELDRLDRISGAAHRLDRMIRDVLRYGHVSRIEIHLQPVSLEKIVRQILEQHPALKAHRGEIHIQGSLPPVMADAEFLEPSLAALLSNAVKFVSPGTLPCVTVRAEQRNALTRLWIEDNGIGIAPEHQQRIFDVFQQVHPQTMFEGNGIGLAIAKRAVTRLGGRIGVESIPGRGSRFWIELPSA comes from the coding sequence ATGAATGCACCTGGCAATACTCCGCCTTCGCCGGCTGACATTACAATGTGTGATCGGGAGCCGATTCATATCCCGGGTGCGATTCAGCCGCACGGATTTCTGCTGGCGCTGGACGCAACCTCCTGGACGGTTCGTTACGCCAGCGAAAACGTCGGCGATTATCTGCGCATCCAAGCGAGCGCCTCCCTCGGCCGTCCCGTCGAGGACCTCTTTACGCAGCCGGTTATCGCCGCCCTCCGCGAAGCTGCTGCGCATCCGCTTTTCACACAGCGCCCTTTGTTCGTTGCCTATGTGCGTCGCGATGACGAGCGAAGCGCCGTGCCTTTTTCTTTGCTGGCCCATCGATACGGCGGGTGCGTCGTTCTTGAGGGCGAGGCGATCGTGGGCGAGCTCAAGGTCGATCCGCGTCCCGGCGTTCATCACGAGATGGACATCCTGATCGCCGGCATGGAAAGCGCGTCCGACATGCGTTCACTGCTCCAGATGGCGGCCGCAGAAACTCGCCGGATCACCGGCTTCGATCGCGTCATGATTTATCAGTTCGATCCGGAATGGAATGGAATCGTAATCGCTGAGGACCGCAACGATCGGCTTCCCTCGTACCTCCACCTGCGGTTTCCCGCTTCGGACATCCCGCGGCAGGCCCGCGAGCTGTATCGCATCAATCGATTGCGACTGATCGAGCGAAACGATTACCAACCCGTTCGATTGCTCGCGCAGCCGGATGAAACCGAGCCGCTGGACCTCAGCCTTTCGACACTTCGCAGCGTCTCGCCTGTCCACCTGGAATACATGCGTAACATGGGAATGGCTTCCTCAATGTCCATTTCCCTGATGCATGGCAATGAATTGTGGGGACTGATTTCGTGCCACGGTCGTGATCCAAGAATTGTCCCGTTCGACATACGCGCAACCTGCGAGTTGTTTGGCCAGGTCCTGTCATTACAGATCACCACGCGGGAGCAAACCGCCGGGCTGGCGTACCGGAACAAGCTCAACGCGGTGCTCACCCGTCTCATGTCGGGCATGTCGCGGGAACAGGACATTTTTTCGAGCCTCTGCGGACAAAGCGCCGACTGGCTCGCACTTGCAAACGCCACAGGCGCTGCATTGTTGCTGAACGACCGGCTTGAATTGATCGGGCGCACCCCGACACGGGCGCAAATTATCGCGCTCGCCGATTGGTTGCATCAAGACGCCAAAGGCGACGTCATTGCGTTTGAAAAATTGGCGGAACCTTGCTCCGCCGCCCTTGAATACATTGATGCAGCGAGCGGACTCCTGGCGATCCCGGTGTCACGCGTGCACCGGAACTACGTGATGTGGTTTCGTCCGGAAGTGGTCTCGACAGTCAAGTGGGGCGGCAATCCTGCCAAACCTGTCGAGCAGCCGGCGAATGAACCCACTCGCCTGCATCCACGAAAAAGCTTCGAAGCCTGGTCGGAAACCGTGCGCGGGCGCTCCACGCCGTGGAAGCCATCGGAGCTGGACGTCGCCCGTGAATTGCGCGGCGGGATCATGGAAATCGTTCTGCAACACGCGGAACAGCTTGCCGCCATCTCGGAAGAACTGGTGAAGGCGAACAAGGAGCTGGAAACGATTTCGTACACCATCTCGCATGATCTTCGGGCGCCGCTGCGTACAATGTACGGCTATGCGGATACGTTGCGCGAGGAAGCAGCCGAAAGGCTGCACGCGGACGAACTGGACCGGCTGGACAGAATTTCGGGGGCAGCCCACCGCCTGGATCGAATGATTCGCGATGTTCTGCGGTACGGCCATGTCTCGCGCATTGAAATCCATCTCCAGCCGGTGAGCCTTGAGAAGATTGTGCGGCAGATTCTCGAGCAGCATCCCGCGTTGAAAGCGCACAGGGGAGAAATCCATATCCAGGGATCGTTGCCACCCGTCATGGCCGATGCAGAATTTCTGGAGCCTTCGCTCGCGGCCCTCCTGTCAAACGCAGTAAAATTCGTCAGCCCTGGCACTCTCCCGTGCGTAACCGTCAGGGCCGAACAACGCAACGCGCTGACGCGGCTTTGGATCGAAGATAACGGCATCGGCATTGCGCCAGAACATCAACAGCGCATTTTCGATGTCTTCCAGCAGGTGCATCCGCAAACGATGTTCGAAGGGAATGGGATCGGCCTCGCCATCGCCAAACGCGCTGTCACGCGGCTCGGTGGAAGGATCGGCGTGGAATCCATTCCAGGCCGCGGCAGCCGTTTCTGGATTGAACTTCCCAGCGCCTGA
- the yihA gene encoding ribosome biogenesis GTP-binding protein YihA/YsxC — translation MKIKSAIFECSAPDLGSCPPETFPEVAFIGRSNVGKSSLLNALAGKKGLARVSDIPGYTKLINFFVINRTWRLVDLPGYGFAQVARENKAKFNEAVNDYLLNRPNLAGVFVLIDSQQTPQKIDLEFVHWFGGQSIPLVLVFTKTDKVRPEQVQQNINLFKEHLAEWFEAMPEIFKCSSVTGRGLPELLAVIEAMLESS, via the coding sequence ATGAAGATTAAGTCCGCCATCTTTGAATGCAGCGCTCCCGATCTAGGATCGTGTCCCCCTGAGACCTTTCCCGAAGTGGCTTTCATCGGGCGATCGAACGTAGGGAAATCTTCATTGTTGAACGCGCTCGCCGGGAAGAAAGGACTGGCGCGGGTTTCGGATATCCCAGGCTACACGAAGCTCATCAACTTCTTCGTCATCAACCGCACCTGGCGGCTGGTGGATTTGCCGGGATACGGATTTGCCCAGGTCGCACGCGAAAACAAAGCGAAGTTCAACGAGGCAGTGAACGATTACCTTCTCAATCGTCCAAATCTCGCCGGCGTGTTCGTTTTGATTGATTCCCAACAGACGCCGCAGAAGATCGATCTGGAGTTTGTGCATTGGTTTGGCGGCCAATCGATTCCGCTGGTGCTGGTGTTCACAAAAACAGACAAGGTTCGCCCCGAGCAAGTGCAGCAGAACATCAACTTGTTCAAGGAACACCTTGCCGAGTGGTTCGAGGCAATGCCTGAAATCTTCAAATGTTCCTCAGTCACCGGACGGGGATTGCCCGAGTTGCTGGCGGTCATTGAGGCGATGCTCGAATCGAGTTAG
- a CDS encoding VF530 family protein: MSRREHPRDPLHGITLETIVQTLVDRHGWKEMGRRIPIRCFLFDPTIKSSLKFLRQTPWARAKVEDWFLTERTPDGLE, from the coding sequence CTGAGCCGTCGCGAGCATCCGCGGGACCCGCTGCATGGAATCACGCTGGAAACGATCGTCCAGACTTTGGTGGACCGGCATGGATGGAAGGAAATGGGCCGCCGCATTCCGATCCGCTGCTTTCTTTTCGATCCCACGATTAAATCCAGCCTGAAGTTTTTGCGACAGACCCCGTGGGCGCGCGCCAAAGTGGAGGATTGGTTTTTAACGGAACGCACGCCCGATGGCCTCGAGTGA
- a CDS encoding DUF4256 domain-containing protein, with protein sequence MKSRSTAQPSKQPDDLLHTLKDRFEKNMKRHQGVAWSGVQSRLEANPAKRSSLQEMERTGGQPDVVGHDKKSGEYIFFDCSAETPKGRVSVCYDREGWESRKEHRPKTSAMEMAAEMGVELLTEEQYFELQKLGEFDLKTSSWVKTPADIRKLGGALYCDRRYGRVFVGHNGAQSYYAARGFRASLKI encoded by the coding sequence ATGAAATCTCGATCAACAGCGCAACCTTCGAAGCAGCCCGACGATCTCCTTCACACTTTGAAGGATCGCTTCGAGAAAAACATGAAACGTCATCAGGGTGTCGCGTGGTCTGGCGTTCAATCGCGCCTGGAAGCAAATCCCGCGAAACGTTCGTCGCTGCAGGAAATGGAGCGCACAGGCGGTCAACCGGATGTCGTCGGCCACGATAAAAAGTCCGGAGAATACATCTTCTTTGATTGCTCTGCGGAAACGCCCAAAGGCAGGGTCAGTGTTTGTTATGACCGGGAAGGGTGGGAGTCGCGGAAAGAGCATCGTCCAAAAACGTCCGCCATGGAAATGGCTGCCGAGATGGGGGTGGAACTTCTGACGGAGGAACAATATTTCGAGCTCCAGAAGCTCGGTGAATTTGATCTAAAGACATCGAGCTGGGTGAAGACACCAGCGGACATCCGCAAGCTCGGCGGCGCCCTGTACTGCGATCGCCGTTACGGGCGCGTCTTCGTAGGACACAATGGCGCGCAGTCGTACTACGCCGCCCGCGGGTTTCGTGCGTCGCTGAAAATCTGA